From Oscillatoria sp. FACHB-1407, a single genomic window includes:
- a CDS encoding LysE family translocator — translation MTFFAGWLTVFLISVVVVITPGPDFALTLRNSLAFSRRAGVYTAIGLGFGNLVHATYSILGIAAIISRSILFFNLLKWVGAAYLIYLGIKSLRTKKAGSASQIVQRRKDISRWAAFRIGFLGNVLNPKAPPFFFMLFTQIIQPTTPIAAQVVYGSTVAVVALVWFVLVAVLISQRAVRERILSFSHWLERLMGAFLVGLGLRLAVAEPG, via the coding sequence ATGACATTTTTCGCAGGTTGGCTGACGGTGTTCCTGATTAGTGTAGTAGTAGTCATCACGCCAGGTCCTGACTTTGCGCTGACCCTGCGTAACAGCTTGGCATTTTCTCGTCGTGCAGGAGTCTACACCGCGATCGGGCTGGGGTTTGGCAATCTAGTTCATGCAACCTATTCGATTCTGGGGATTGCAGCGATTATTTCTCGCTCAATTTTATTCTTCAACCTGTTGAAATGGGTTGGAGCCGCATACCTGATCTATCTCGGCATTAAGTCCCTGCGGACAAAAAAAGCAGGTTCTGCGTCACAGATCGTTCAACGAAGGAAGGACATTAGTCGATGGGCAGCCTTTCGCATCGGTTTCCTCGGGAACGTCCTCAATCCTAAAGCCCCTCCATTTTTCTTCATGTTGTTCACTCAAATCATTCAGCCAACAACACCGATCGCCGCCCAAGTTGTTTATGGCTCAACCGTTGCCGTTGTTGCTCTCGTTTGGTTTGTTTTGGTTGCAGTGCTAATTTCGCAACGAGCTGTAAGAGAGCGCATCTTGTCTTTTTCGCATTGGTTGGAGCGATTAATGGGTGCTTTTTTGGTTGGTTTGGGATTGCGGTTAGCTGTTGCTGAACCGGGCTAA